One Denticeps clupeoides chromosome 3, fDenClu1.1, whole genome shotgun sequence DNA window includes the following coding sequences:
- the hdhd2 gene encoding haloacid dehalogenase-like hydrolase domain-containing protein 2 isoform X1 gives MSRRALKAVLVDLSGTLHIEDAAVPGAQDALARLRRAPVSVKFVTNTTKECKRYLLERLQKLNFDIEERELFTSLTAARNLLEQRKVRPLLLVEDSALEDFAGIETADPNAVVIGLAPDHFDYQTLNKAFRLILGGAPLIAIHKARYYKRTDGLALGPGPFVTGLEYATDCQAAVVGKPEKTFFLEALRDLNCFPEEAIMIGDVSADARDDIGGAQKTGMLGILVKTGKYRAGDEGKIDPQPYLTCENFPQAVDHILQNLISQEVI, from the exons ATGTCACGTCGGGCCTTGAAAGCCGTCCTCGTCGACCTGAGCGGGACACTCCACATCGAGGACGCTGCTGTACCCGGAGCACAGGACGCACTTGCAAG GTTACGACGCGCCCCTGTGTCGGTCAAATTTGTGACAAACACGACAAAAGAATGCAAGCGGTATTTGTTGGAAAGGCTGCAGAAACTGAACTTTGACATCGAGGAGCGGGAGCTCTTCACTTCTCTGACAGCCGCCCGTAACTTACTGGAACAAAGGAAGGTGCGTCCCCTGCTCCTTGTGGAGGACAGCGCTTTGGAGGACTTCGCAG GTATTGAAACAGCGGATCCCAATGCCGTAGTCATTGGACTGGCCCCTGATCATTTCGACTATCAGACGCTCAACAAGGCATTCCG TCTTATACTTGGCGGAGCGCCCCTCATTGCCATCCACAAGGCGAGGTACTACAAGAGGACAGATGGACTGGCCTTGGGTCCCGGTCCCTTTGTCACAGGTCTGGAGTATGCCACCGACTGCCAGGCTGCTGTGGTGGGGAAGCCAGAGAAGACCTTCTTCCTGGAGGCACTCAGAGATTTGAACTGCTTTCCCGAGGAAGCCATTATGATTGGAGATGTGAGCGCA GATGCCCGGGATGATATCGGAGGGGCGCAGAAAACTGGCATGCTGGGAATTTTAGTCAAAACTG GGAAATACAGAGCTGGGGATGAAGGCAAGATCGACCCACAGCCATATCTGACCTGTGAGAATTTTCCTCAGGCTGTCGACCACATCCTGCAAAACCTTATATCTCAagaagtgatttaa
- the hdhd2 gene encoding haloacid dehalogenase-like hydrolase domain-containing protein 2 isoform X2, whose amino-acid sequence MSRRALKAVLVDLSGTLHIEDAAVPGAQDALARLRRAPVSVKFVTNTTKECKRYLLERLQKLNFDIEERELFTSLTAARNLLEQRKVRPLLLVEDSALEDFAGIETADPNAVVIGLAPDHFDYQTLNKAFRLILGGAPLIAIHKARYYKRTDGLALGPGPFVTGLEYATDCQAAVVGKPEKTFFLEALRDLNCFPEEAIMIGDDARDDIGGAQKTGMLGILVKTGKYRAGDEGKIDPQPYLTCENFPQAVDHILQNLISQEVI is encoded by the exons ATGTCACGTCGGGCCTTGAAAGCCGTCCTCGTCGACCTGAGCGGGACACTCCACATCGAGGACGCTGCTGTACCCGGAGCACAGGACGCACTTGCAAG GTTACGACGCGCCCCTGTGTCGGTCAAATTTGTGACAAACACGACAAAAGAATGCAAGCGGTATTTGTTGGAAAGGCTGCAGAAACTGAACTTTGACATCGAGGAGCGGGAGCTCTTCACTTCTCTGACAGCCGCCCGTAACTTACTGGAACAAAGGAAGGTGCGTCCCCTGCTCCTTGTGGAGGACAGCGCTTTGGAGGACTTCGCAG GTATTGAAACAGCGGATCCCAATGCCGTAGTCATTGGACTGGCCCCTGATCATTTCGACTATCAGACGCTCAACAAGGCATTCCG TCTTATACTTGGCGGAGCGCCCCTCATTGCCATCCACAAGGCGAGGTACTACAAGAGGACAGATGGACTGGCCTTGGGTCCCGGTCCCTTTGTCACAGGTCTGGAGTATGCCACCGACTGCCAGGCTGCTGTGGTGGGGAAGCCAGAGAAGACCTTCTTCCTGGAGGCACTCAGAGATTTGAACTGCTTTCCCGAGGAAGCCATTATGATTGGAGAT GATGCCCGGGATGATATCGGAGGGGCGCAGAAAACTGGCATGCTGGGAATTTTAGTCAAAACTG GGAAATACAGAGCTGGGGATGAAGGCAAGATCGACCCACAGCCATATCTGACCTGTGAGAATTTTCCTCAGGCTGTCGACCACATCCTGCAAAACCTTATATCTCAagaagtgatttaa
- the ier3ip1 gene encoding immediate early response 3-interacting protein 1, whose translation MAFTLYALIQTAILLTNAVAVLHEERFLSKIGWGADQGIGGFGDEPGIKAQLLNLIRSVRTVMRVPLIAVNSVCIVLLLLFG comes from the exons ATGGCGTTCACGCTGTATGCGCTGATTCAAACCGCGATATTATTAACCAATGCAGTCGCGGTTTTGCACGAAGAACGGTTTCTCAGTAAAA TCGGCTGGGGAGCGGATCAAGGCATCGGGGGATTCGGCGACGAACCGGGAATTAAGGCGCAGCTTCTGAATCTCATCCGCTCGGTCAGGACCGTGATGAGAG TGCCCCTGATCGCAGTCAATTCGGTGTGCATCGTGTTATTGCTGCTGTTCGGATGA